Proteins encoded by one window of Winogradskyella sp. PG-2:
- a CDS encoding MFS transporter, which produces MSYIKTAKRDKVPFGQKVAFGIGMLANQMFPAALGIFMVVLVQDLGFPGWMWGVIYLFPRLFDFVTDPIMGYISDNTKSRWGRRKPYVILGGIILFISFIAMWQLYKDAGVDYNFTYFMIWSIIFYLGITIYSVPYVAMGYEMSEDFHERTDIMATAQWIGQWAWVIAPWFWVIMYDPDWFESAEVATRTLAIWVGAFSAICAIIPGIFIKSKSTLNENYSPLKLKYIGASLKEIGSGFKSAFKIKPFRQLCIATFLVYNAFMTIASFSFFIIVYHLFDGDAGAAGIWPTLFGCLGALGTTFMVIPIVTKMSKSMGKKKAFLVSQTISIFGYLMLWFLFVPGKPYLFIIALPFFSFGIGSLFVIMMSMTADVIDLDELTSGLRREGTFGAIYWFVVKFGFAIAGGLSGVILSTVGFDSGATVQPEGAIDGLRLSFSGIPIIGTVIAMLVMRSYEVTEESAGKVRVELDARKKSTKNLTSYYQTDKLLSLNKFNFTSGLKTDVDFSSKTEKERKNVFSTTLKNKLHGICFSPYTKDQNVGNQLTQEQIKRRMAIIAPYTKWIRSFSCTDGNEDIPKIAHEKGLKTIVGAWIGKDKDKNEKEINTLIQLAKEGYVDIAVVGNEVLMRNEQTEQNIIDYINRIKQAIPKLKVSYVDAYYQFLERPKLIEACDVLLVNCYPFWEGCSIEQSSQYLKEMVAVTKVVSKGKPIIITETGWPDQGDKVGKAEPSSENAMKYFINSNNWAIDEKVPLFYFSSFDESWKVHHEGDVGARWGIWDKDEKLKYN; this is translated from the coding sequence ATGTCATATATAAAAACTGCTAAGAGAGATAAAGTTCCTTTTGGACAGAAAGTAGCCTTTGGTATAGGTATGCTTGCTAATCAAATGTTTCCTGCCGCATTAGGAATATTTATGGTGGTCTTGGTTCAGGATTTAGGTTTTCCAGGATGGATGTGGGGTGTTATATATTTGTTTCCAAGACTTTTTGACTTTGTTACAGACCCAATTATGGGCTATATTTCGGATAATACAAAATCAAGATGGGGAAGACGAAAACCTTATGTAATTCTCGGAGGTATAATTCTTTTTATTTCATTCATTGCGATGTGGCAACTTTATAAGGATGCTGGAGTTGATTATAATTTCACGTACTTCATGATTTGGTCAATTATATTTTACTTAGGGATTACCATTTATAGTGTTCCTTATGTAGCTATGGGCTACGAAATGAGTGAAGATTTTCATGAACGCACCGATATTATGGCAACCGCTCAGTGGATTGGGCAATGGGCGTGGGTAATAGCGCCTTGGTTTTGGGTAATTATGTATGATCCAGACTGGTTTGAGTCAGCAGAAGTTGCAACCCGAACATTAGCAATTTGGGTAGGGGCTTTTTCTGCAATCTGTGCAATCATTCCAGGTATATTTATTAAGAGTAAATCGACCTTAAATGAAAATTATTCTCCACTCAAATTAAAATACATTGGTGCTAGCCTTAAAGAAATAGGTTCAGGTTTTAAAAGTGCTTTTAAAATAAAGCCATTCAGGCAGTTATGTATTGCAACCTTTTTGGTTTATAATGCCTTTATGACAATAGCTTCGTTCTCTTTCTTTATTATTGTGTATCATCTTTTTGACGGTGATGCGGGTGCTGCAGGAATATGGCCAACACTTTTTGGATGTTTAGGTGCGCTTGGAACTACTTTTATGGTGATACCTATTGTTACTAAAATGTCCAAATCAATGGGAAAAAAGAAGGCCTTCCTTGTTTCACAGACCATTTCAATATTTGGGTATCTTATGCTGTGGTTTCTTTTTGTACCAGGAAAACCTTATTTATTCATTATTGCATTACCGTTTTTCTCCTTTGGAATTGGAAGTTTATTTGTTATAATGATGTCTATGACCGCGGATGTAATTGATTTAGATGAACTTACTTCGGGACTTAGAAGAGAAGGGACCTTTGGAGCTATTTATTGGTTTGTAGTGAAATTTGGTTTTGCTATTGCTGGAGGTTTGAGTGGTGTTATTTTAAGTACGGTAGGTTTTGATTCAGGGGCTACCGTACAACCTGAAGGTGCGATTGATGGATTGCGTTTGTCTTTTTCAGGAATTCCTATAATAGGGACAGTCATTGCAATGCTTGTGATGCGTAGTTATGAAGTCACAGAAGAAAGTGCGGGAAAAGTAAGAGTAGAATTAGATGCACGAAAAAAATCAACAAAAAATCTAACTTCTTATTACCAAACAGATAAATTATTATCCTTAAACAAATTCAATTTTACTTCTGGTTTAAAAACCGATGTTGATTTTTCTTCAAAAACAGAAAAAGAAAGAAAAAATGTGTTTTCTACCACCTTAAAGAATAAACTACATGGCATTTGTTTTAGTCCTTATACAAAAGACCAAAATGTTGGCAATCAATTAACACAAGAACAAATAAAAAGACGTATGGCAATTATTGCACCATATACTAAATGGATACGTTCTTTTTCTTGTACAGATGGTAATGAAGATATTCCAAAAATAGCACATGAAAAAGGTCTAAAAACTATAGTTGGAGCATGGATTGGAAAAGACAAAGACAAAAACGAAAAAGAGATAAACACTTTAATTCAATTAGCTAAAGAGGGCTATGTAGATATTGCTGTAGTAGGTAATGAAGTTTTAATGCGTAATGAGCAAACTGAACAAAATATTATAGATTATATAAACCGAATTAAACAAGCAATACCAAAACTTAAAGTAAGTTACGTTGATGCTTATTATCAATTTTTAGAACGACCAAAGCTTATAGAGGCTTGTGATGTTTTATTAGTTAATTGTTATCCATTTTGGGAAGGGTGTAGTATAGAACAATCCTCTCAATATTTAAAAGAAATGGTTGCGGTTACAAAAGTAGTTTCTAAAGGAAAGCCTATAATTATAACAGAAACAGGTTGGCCAGACCAAGGCGATAAGGTTGGTAAAGCTGAGCCATCATCAGAAAATGCTATGAAATATTTTATAAATAGTAATAATTGGGCAATAGATGAAAAAGTGCCATTGTTTTACTTTTCTTCTTTTGATGAGTCTTGGAAAGTGCATCACGAAGGAGATGTGGGTGCACGCTGGGGAATTTGGGATAAAGATGAAAAACTTAAATACAATTAA
- a CDS encoding glycoside hydrolase family 2 TIM barrel-domain containing protein, with product MRNNFLRLFFFLIITTSFAQANKVAVEKNADGMKLVVDGEDFMINGMNWSYVPIGTNFNYSLWKKSDDVIKAALDAEMSLLKNMGVNAIRVYVGIQPKWITYIYENYGIYTMLNNSFGRYGLTLNGAWTPVTDYRDEATKELLMSEVTEMAETYKNTPGLLLFLLGNENNYGLFWAGAETEDFPDEDDKRREVGEKRGRPMYKLMNDAAIKMKSIDSSHPVAICNGDVLFIDIVAEECKDVDIYGTNMYRGKSFGDAFQVVKDKLNKPIMFTEFGADAFNALNNQEDQKMQSFFMVENWKDIYQNAAGLGKAENSIGGFTFQWSDGWWKVGQTKDLDIHNNDATWSNGGYYLDTENGSDNMNEEWFGICAKGPTNERGLFTLYPRAAYYSLKEAHSLNPYGEGIDAEFVDNHFASINLMDGVLRARGDKAAMGGNEKIRISQLRAEFTTFNTGGSLITTPDTEDPNVNTFPNQLGFDHMQSYYVGIEGNPAPNMRANVNFNILGNVAENPIDEIFYENVGRPVTITGVDGGNNQDVEISDFNRVRVYNAEFDWKTKHADVRGFYRTGHYHWGYEGDFFNLYPESNYGPNLDIYNGEILGLEFDGKEALEGFKGAFGPQLWWGANPTALLKYSRKVGHWDVTGIYHRDLQTSLKFDENGQRVLDANQVRSGIIPAWPTERATLAVERDFGKFGITLGGIWGGSPLNGSSFQVYNEERAITLVDKVNSNDNWGGKAKITYQGGRFNWYAQGGVMGLVANGGVDQTRTFTGWRLKDNGSGNQSNFLTGLTYTTGKFQIAPNFLWQKPLVDPMPNDVNGPGRLRNVISDPFAVRANRETTAGEMLITFDPTPGTWMYEWDNDRAEDAKFAMNLGFVYRHLPTTTDAHIGFLANRTFFAFGNSAPAEDLWEVHSRMVSKLSPDLGIIGNFYYGNGQANGDDTRLIKRFGGDIRMIYNKMKLQTTVKVNDWGPFDYHRDFNLTYPLQLMLDVSTSLGNPDWFILPSTTIGIRGTWRSMDANSPRYSPNSVPVNTFPPLPAVSPVGFPDGTEWEIRTYVHINIGK from the coding sequence ATGAGAAATAATTTTTTAAGACTTTTCTTCTTTTTAATCATAACAACGTCTTTCGCACAGGCAAATAAAGTTGCTGTTGAAAAGAATGCAGATGGAATGAAATTAGTTGTAGATGGTGAAGATTTTATGATTAATGGTATGAATTGGAGTTATGTTCCAATAGGAACTAATTTTAATTATAGCTTATGGAAAAAATCTGATGACGTTATCAAAGCGGCTTTAGATGCAGAAATGAGCTTATTAAAGAATATGGGTGTCAATGCAATTCGTGTTTATGTTGGTATTCAGCCTAAGTGGATAACATATATCTATGAAAATTACGGTATATATACCATGCTTAACAACTCTTTTGGACGATATGGTCTTACTTTAAATGGCGCGTGGACACCAGTTACAGATTATAGAGATGAAGCAACAAAAGAACTATTAATGTCTGAAGTTACTGAAATGGCAGAAACTTATAAGAACACACCGGGTCTTTTGTTGTTCTTGTTGGGTAATGAAAATAATTACGGTCTTTTTTGGGCTGGTGCAGAGACAGAGGATTTTCCTGACGAAGATGATAAACGAAGAGAAGTTGGTGAAAAAAGGGGGAGACCAATGTACAAACTAATGAACGATGCTGCAATTAAGATGAAATCTATTGATTCTTCGCACCCAGTTGCCATTTGTAATGGAGATGTATTGTTTATTGATATTGTTGCAGAAGAATGTAAAGATGTTGATATATATGGAACTAATATGTATCGTGGTAAATCTTTTGGAGACGCATTTCAAGTAGTAAAGGATAAATTGAATAAGCCTATCATGTTTACTGAATTTGGTGCCGATGCCTTTAATGCTTTAAACAATCAAGAAGACCAAAAAATGCAATCATTCTTCATGGTAGAAAACTGGAAAGATATTTATCAAAATGCTGCTGGTTTGGGTAAAGCAGAAAACTCAATTGGTGGTTTCACTTTTCAATGGAGTGATGGCTGGTGGAAAGTTGGGCAAACAAAAGATTTAGATATTCACAACAATGATGCAACATGGTCTAATGGGGGGTATTATTTAGATACAGAGAATGGTAGTGATAATATGAATGAAGAGTGGTTTGGTATCTGCGCTAAAGGTCCAACTAATGAGAGAGGACTATTTACATTGTATCCACGTGCAGCATATTATTCATTAAAAGAGGCGCATAGCTTAAATCCATACGGTGAAGGTATTGATGCTGAATTTGTTGATAACCATTTTGCTAGTATCAATTTAATGGATGGAGTTTTAAGAGCTAGAGGTGATAAAGCTGCTATGGGAGGTAATGAAAAAATTCGTATCAGTCAATTGAGAGCTGAATTTACAACCTTTAATACAGGTGGTAGTTTGATTACAACACCAGATACTGAAGATCCAAATGTAAATACATTTCCAAATCAATTAGGTTTTGATCATATGCAATCCTATTATGTAGGAATAGAAGGTAATCCTGCTCCAAATATGAGAGCGAATGTGAACTTTAATATTTTAGGTAATGTTGCAGAAAATCCAATTGATGAAATTTTCTATGAAAACGTTGGGAGACCTGTTACAATTACTGGTGTGGATGGTGGAAATAATCAAGATGTAGAAATTTCTGATTTTAATAGAGTTCGTGTTTACAATGCGGAATTCGATTGGAAAACAAAGCATGCAGATGTCAGAGGATTTTATAGAACTGGACATTATCATTGGGGTTATGAGGGAGACTTTTTCAACTTATATCCAGAATCAAATTACGGACCTAATTTAGATATTTATAATGGTGAGATTCTAGGACTAGAATTTGATGGAAAAGAAGCTTTAGAAGGCTTTAAAGGGGCTTTTGGACCACAATTATGGTGGGGTGCAAATCCAACTGCATTATTAAAATATAGTCGTAAAGTTGGTCATTGGGATGTTACAGGTATATATCATAGAGATTTACAGACGTCACTTAAGTTTGATGAAAATGGGCAGCGTGTTTTAGATGCTAATCAAGTTCGAAGTGGTATTATTCCAGCTTGGCCAACTGAAAGAGCAACGCTTGCTGTTGAAAGAGATTTTGGGAAGTTTGGAATCACGTTAGGCGGAATTTGGGGTGGTAGTCCATTAAATGGAAGTTCATTTCAAGTTTACAATGAAGAGCGCGCGATAACTTTAGTAGATAAAGTAAACTCAAACGATAATTGGGGCGGAAAAGCTAAAATCACCTATCAAGGTGGAAGATTCAATTGGTATGCACAAGGTGGAGTTATGGGGCTAGTCGCTAATGGAGGAGTCGATCAAACACGCACTTTTACAGGTTGGAGACTAAAAGATAATGGTAGTGGTAACCAATCAAATTTCTTAACTGGTTTAACCTATACTACTGGGAAATTTCAAATAGCACCAAACTTCTTATGGCAAAAACCGTTAGTAGATCCTATGCCAAATGATGTTAATGGACCTGGTCGATTAAGAAATGTTATTAGTGATCCATTTGCTGTAAGAGCAAATAGAGAAACTACTGCAGGCGAAATGTTAATTACATTCGATCCTACTCCAGGAACTTGGATGTACGAATGGGATAATGACCGAGCGGAAGATGCAAAGTTTGCAATGAACTTAGGTTTTGTATATCGTCACCTTCCAACAACAACTGATGCACATATTGGTTTCTTGGCAAATCGTACATTTTTTGCATTTGGAAATTCTGCACCAGCAGAAGATTTATGGGAGGTTCATTCTAGAATGGTATCAAAGTTAAGTCCAGATTTAGGAATTATAGGTAATTTCTATTATGGAAATGGTCAAGCTAATGGTGATGATACAAGACTTATTAAACGTTTTGGTGGTGATATTAGAATGATATATAACAAAATGAAATTGCAAACGACTGTAAAAGTTAATGATTGGGGACCTTTTGATTACCATAGAGATTTTAACTTAACATATCCTCTACAACTCATGTTAGATGTTTCTACATCACTAGGAAATCCAGATTGGTTTATCCTACCTAGCACAACAATAGGTATTAGAGGTACATGGCGTTCGATGGATGCAAATTCACCAAGATATTCGCCAAATTCTGTTCCAGTTAATACTTTCCCACCTTTACCTGCAGTAAGTCCTGTTGGTTTTCCTGATGGAACAGAATGGGAAATTAGAACATATGTACATATCAATATTGGAAAATAA
- a CDS encoding glycoside hydrolase family 30 protein, whose translation MKSIKYGIYCLLLVSMSCSKDQKKLNVEVYETSASGNQLTRITEFASVESPSTIKVLPEQKFQTISGFGGAFTESSAYLLNKLSKKNRDTIIKAYFAKDGANYSLTRTHMNSCDFSLSQYSYSPVEDDMDLNHFTIKDDMDDLIPMIKDAIATSEDGFKIFASPWTAAPWMKDNKEWVGGKLLPKYYDTWALFFSKYVDAYEAEGVPIWGFTVENEPHGNGNNWESMHYSPEEMTDFVQNHLGPKLEADGKGDKIILGYDQNREGLKEWVDVMYATEESSKYYDGTAIHWYESTYDYFPEALQYAHNKAPNKYLIETEGCIDSEVPAWKDDAWYWKKEATDWGYDWREEEKKYLHPKYAPVNRYARDIIGCLNNWVDGWVDWNMVLNRQGGPNWFENWCAAPVIVDEEADEVYFTPLYYTMAHFSKYIRPGAEVIGVDNSDAELMVTAAKNPDGTIAVVIFNEGKTAKNFTLSLNDKLIDIKIDAQAIQTVMIPLS comes from the coding sequence ATGAAATCAATAAAATATGGCATTTATTGTCTCTTATTAGTTAGTATGAGTTGTAGTAAAGATCAAAAAAAACTGAATGTTGAAGTATATGAAACTTCGGCTAGTGGCAATCAATTAACAAGAATTACTGAATTTGCTTCTGTAGAATCACCATCTACAATTAAAGTTTTGCCAGAGCAAAAATTTCAAACGATTTCGGGATTTGGCGGAGCCTTCACAGAATCATCTGCTTACCTCTTAAATAAGCTAAGTAAAAAGAATAGAGATACTATTATAAAGGCTTATTTCGCTAAGGATGGGGCTAATTATTCATTAACAAGAACACATATGAATTCTTGTGATTTTTCATTATCTCAATATTCATATTCGCCTGTAGAAGATGATATGGATTTGAATCATTTTACTATTAAGGATGATATGGATGATTTAATTCCTATGATAAAAGATGCTATAGCAACATCAGAAGATGGATTTAAAATCTTTGCCTCACCATGGACAGCAGCACCTTGGATGAAAGATAATAAAGAATGGGTTGGAGGAAAATTATTGCCAAAGTATTATGATACTTGGGCGTTATTCTTTTCAAAATATGTTGACGCTTATGAAGCGGAAGGTGTTCCTATTTGGGGTTTTACTGTTGAGAATGAACCTCATGGGAACGGTAATAATTGGGAGAGTATGCACTATTCACCAGAAGAAATGACTGATTTTGTTCAGAATCATTTAGGGCCAAAATTAGAAGCCGATGGAAAAGGAGATAAAATTATTTTAGGCTACGATCAAAATAGAGAAGGGTTAAAAGAATGGGTAGATGTGATGTATGCAACCGAAGAATCTTCAAAATATTATGATGGAACCGCAATTCATTGGTACGAAAGTACATATGATTATTTTCCTGAGGCTTTACAATATGCACATAATAAAGCGCCAAACAAATATTTAATAGAAACTGAAGGCTGCATAGATTCAGAAGTTCCAGCATGGAAAGATGATGCTTGGTACTGGAAAAAAGAAGCAACAGATTGGGGTTATGATTGGAGAGAAGAAGAAAAAAAATATTTACACCCAAAATATGCACCCGTGAATAGATATGCTAGAGATATTATTGGTTGTTTAAACAACTGGGTTGACGGTTGGGTTGATTGGAATATGGTTCTAAACCGACAAGGTGGTCCAAACTGGTTTGAAAATTGGTGTGCAGCACCAGTAATTGTCGATGAAGAAGCAGATGAGGTATATTTTACTCCTTTGTATTATACAATGGCTCACTTTAGTAAGTATATAAGACCTGGTGCAGAAGTTATTGGTGTGGATAATTCTGATGCAGAATTAATGGTTACAGCAGCTAAGAATCCTGATGGTACAATTGCAGTTGTTATTTTCAATGAAGGTAAAACTGCAAAGAATTTTACTTTGAGCTTAAATGATAAATTAATAGATATTAAAATTGATGCGCAAGCTATACAAACTGTTATGATTCCGCTTTCATAA
- a CDS encoding glycosyl hydrolase family 17 protein, producing the protein MIKRRFILLTITCVFMMSCKENKKDETSVTQTEEKVIAKDILGNPDYLAISYGGYRQKSRDKQPTIPELKEDLRILSAMGIKIVRTYNVQPKLPHASNILKAITELKQEDSDFEMYMMLGAWIDCLNAWTDKVPNHNVESPNNAGEIDRAVALANQYPDIVKVIAVGNEAMVKWATSYYVQPNVILKWVKHLQNLKVEGKLSKDLWITSSDDFASWGGGEEQYHIKDLESLIEAVDYISMHTYPYHNTHYNPEFWGVPQAHKNMPDTTKIEMAMERAIQFSKKQYDSVKNYMKSVGFNKPIHIGETGWATTSSGFYGDKGSKATDEYKQGLYHDLMRKWTNNAGISCFYFEAFNEQWKDAHNPKGSENHFGLFTIEGKAKYPIWDLVDEGVFKDLTRNGNPITKTYDGNKNILMKHVLAPPSEEEIMVKR; encoded by the coding sequence ATGATTAAAAGAAGATTCATATTACTAACTATAACTTGTGTATTTATGATGTCTTGTAAAGAAAACAAAAAGGACGAAACGTCTGTAACCCAAACAGAAGAAAAAGTGATAGCTAAAGATATTTTAGGAAACCCAGATTACTTAGCCATTTCGTATGGTGGTTATCGACAGAAGTCTAGGGATAAGCAACCCACAATACCCGAATTGAAGGAGGATTTAAGGATTCTATCTGCTATGGGTATTAAAATTGTTAGAACATATAATGTACAACCTAAGTTGCCACATGCTTCAAATATTTTAAAAGCAATTACCGAATTAAAACAAGAAGATTCTGATTTTGAAATGTATATGATGTTAGGTGCATGGATAGATTGTTTAAATGCGTGGACAGATAAAGTACCTAATCATAATGTTGAAAGCCCAAATAATGCTGGTGAAATTGATAGAGCCGTAGCTCTAGCTAATCAATATCCTGATATTGTAAAAGTTATAGCAGTTGGTAATGAAGCAATGGTAAAATGGGCTACCAGTTATTATGTGCAGCCCAATGTTATTTTAAAATGGGTAAAACACCTGCAAAATTTAAAAGTTGAAGGGAAACTATCAAAAGATTTATGGATTACTAGCTCAGATGACTTTGCATCTTGGGGAGGTGGCGAAGAACAATATCATATTAAAGATTTAGAGAGTTTAATTGAGGCTGTAGACTATATATCAATGCATACATACCCTTATCATAATACACATTACAATCCAGAGTTTTGGGGTGTTCCACAAGCACATAAGAATATGCCAGACACTACTAAAATAGAAATGGCAATGGAGCGGGCTATTCAATTTTCTAAAAAGCAATATGATAGTGTAAAGAATTATATGAAAAGTGTAGGCTTTAATAAACCAATTCATATTGGAGAAACAGGCTGGGCAACTACCTCTAGTGGCTTTTATGGTGATAAAGGCTCTAAAGCAACAGATGAATATAAACAAGGGTTATACCACGACTTAATGAGAAAATGGACAAATAATGCAGGGATTTCTTGCTTTTATTTTGAAGCTTTTAATGAACAATGGAAAGATGCTCATAATCCTAAAGGATCAGAAAATCACTTTGGCCTATTTACAATCGAAGGAAAAGCTAAATATCCAATTTGGGATTTAGTTGACGAAGGTGTTTTTAAAGACTTGACTAGAAATGGGAACCCTATTACTAAAACATATGATGGCAATAAAAATATCTTAATGAAACATGTTTTGGCACCACCATCAGAGGAAGAAATAATGGTAAAACGATAA
- a CDS encoding glycosyl hydrolase family 17 protein produces MSRREEKFFALASIDYQGVSKEELKDLFRKTLKSGMHGLCASPYEEGQEPGDQLSEDQIRRRLKIIKPYTKWIRSFSCTDGNELLPKIAKEMGMKTLVGAWLGDDSEVNENELEGLINLVKQGYVDIAAVGNEVMYRGDLEEDELLEKINYVKRTIKDTGIPVGYVDAYYEFQERPAITDACDIILANCYPFWEGCDLDYSILYMKDMYNKAFRAGNGKKVIITETGWPSKGTALQGAFPSEENAIKYFINTQKWSQEDDIDIFYFSSFDESWKVGGEGDVGAFWGIWDKNENLKY; encoded by the coding sequence ATGTCTCGTAGAGAAGAAAAATTTTTTGCTCTCGCTTCTATAGATTATCAAGGGGTTTCGAAAGAAGAATTAAAAGACCTTTTCAGAAAAACTCTGAAATCTGGTATGCATGGTTTATGTGCTAGTCCTTACGAAGAAGGCCAAGAACCAGGAGATCAATTATCGGAAGATCAAATACGTAGACGTTTAAAAATAATAAAACCATATACTAAATGGATTCGTTCTTTTTCATGTACCGATGGAAATGAATTATTACCAAAAATAGCTAAAGAAATGGGAATGAAAACCCTGGTTGGTGCATGGCTGGGTGATGACTCTGAGGTTAATGAGAATGAATTAGAAGGTCTTATTAATTTGGTGAAGCAAGGTTATGTAGATATTGCTGCAGTTGGTAATGAAGTAATGTATAGAGGGGATTTAGAAGAAGATGAACTACTAGAAAAGATAAATTACGTTAAAAGAACTATTAAAGATACAGGTATACCTGTTGGATATGTAGATGCATATTATGAATTTCAAGAGCGACCAGCTATCACAGATGCTTGTGATATAATTCTTGCCAATTGTTACCCTTTTTGGGAAGGTTGTGACTTAGACTATTCAATTCTTTATATGAAGGATATGTATAATAAAGCTTTCCGTGCTGGTAATGGTAAAAAAGTGATTATTACAGAAACAGGTTGGCCAAGTAAAGGAACAGCTTTGCAAGGCGCATTTCCATCTGAAGAAAACGCAATTAAATATTTTATTAATACTCAAAAATGGTCTCAAGAAGACGATATTGATATTTTCTATTTTTCATCTTTTGATGAATCTTGGAAAGTTGGTGGCGAAGGAGATGTTGGCGCATTTTGGGGAATTTGGGATAAAAATGAAAACCTTAAGTATTAA
- a CDS encoding glycosyl hydrolase family 17 protein produces MSYREESYYNYKGYSQITTQGIDVSKLSLEELKNLWHKTMEDGFHGVCFSMYEDGQNPGDDISFEQVERRVKILKPHVEAIRSFSCVEGNEHVPVAAKKHGLKTLVGAWLSDDKEDNEKEIEGLIALAKAGHVDVAAVGNEVLYRNDLSLKELLDYIKRVKKALSGLDIPVGYVDAYYEFSRHPELVEHTDVVLANLYPFWEGCPIEYALGHMQAMYGQVVDAAQGKPIIITETGWPSEGGSFKGSVASDAAAMKYFIDTINWTKENDIPIFYFSSFDESWKTGDEGDVGAFWGLWDKNENLKYH; encoded by the coding sequence ATGTCTTACAGAGAAGAATCATATTACAATTATAAAGGCTATAGCCAAATTACCACACAAGGTATTGACGTATCTAAACTCTCATTAGAAGAATTAAAAAATCTATGGCATAAAACTATGGAGGATGGTTTTCATGGTGTATGCTTTAGTATGTATGAAGATGGTCAAAACCCAGGGGATGACATCAGTTTTGAACAAGTTGAGAGACGTGTCAAAATTTTGAAACCACATGTAGAAGCTATTCGATCTTTTTCCTGTGTTGAAGGAAATGAACATGTTCCTGTAGCTGCTAAAAAACATGGTTTAAAAACACTTGTTGGTGCTTGGTTAAGTGATGATAAAGAAGATAACGAGAAGGAAATAGAAGGTCTTATAGCACTAGCAAAAGCGGGACATGTAGATGTAGCTGCAGTAGGCAACGAGGTCTTATATCGTAATGACTTATCATTAAAAGAGTTATTGGATTACATTAAGCGTGTTAAAAAGGCATTGTCTGGTTTAGATATACCTGTTGGCTATGTAGATGCGTATTATGAGTTTTCGCGCCATCCAGAATTAGTAGAGCATACAGATGTTGTATTAGCAAATTTATATCCTTTTTGGGAAGGTTGTCCAATTGAGTATGCTTTAGGTCATATGCAAGCCATGTATGGACAAGTTGTAGATGCTGCTCAAGGAAAACCAATTATTATTACTGAGACAGGTTGGCCTAGTGAAGGTGGAAGTTTCAAAGGCTCTGTTGCTAGTGATGCAGCCGCAATGAAATATTTTATTGATACTATTAATTGGACTAAAGAAAACGATATACCTATTTTTTATTTTTCATCATTTGATGAATCTTGGAAAACCGGAGATGAAGGAGATGTTGGGGCATTTTGGGGACTTTGGGATAAGAATGAAAATTTAAAATATCACTAA
- a CDS encoding family 16 glycosylhydrolase gives MNFTKNLKISIVILVVASCLLLINCSPDETQTVTNFNNLTMSDEFSTTGALDLTKWSYEIGNGEAQGIPGWGNNELQYYTDRLENVVVEDGMLKIRALQEDFEGLGYTSGRILTQGKFQQKYGRFEARIKLPWGQGLWPAFWMLGDDNDGAVAWPQRGEIDIMENRGQEPTLINGSVHGPGYSGAQAITKAYELDSDRFDTGFHVFGIEWGENYINYYVDDVLYNQITPSDLTGDWVFDNEFFIIINVAVGGNYVGSPNEATVFPQEMLVDYVRVYSAD, from the coding sequence ATGAATTTTACAAAAAATTTAAAAATATCGATAGTTATACTAGTAGTTGCATCATGTTTGCTTTTGATTAACTGTTCTCCGGACGAAACGCAAACTGTAACAAATTTCAATAATCTAACAATGTCAGATGAGTTTAGTACAACAGGTGCTCTAGATCTAACCAAATGGAGTTATGAAATTGGTAATGGGGAAGCTCAAGGAATACCAGGATGGGGAAATAATGAATTACAATACTATACAGACCGACTAGAAAATGTAGTAGTTGAAGATGGAATGCTTAAGATTAGAGCTCTTCAAGAAGATTTTGAAGGTTTAGGTTACACCTCTGGTAGAATTTTAACACAAGGTAAATTCCAACAAAAATATGGTCGTTTTGAAGCACGTATTAAACTACCATGGGGACAAGGTTTATGGCCAGCGTTTTGGATGCTTGGTGATGATAATGATGGTGCTGTGGCATGGCCTCAAAGAGGCGAGATTGATATTATGGAAAATAGAGGTCAAGAACCAACCTTGATAAATGGAAGTGTTCATGGTCCTGGATATTCAGGAGCTCAAGCTATTACTAAAGCTTATGAATTGGATAGTGATCGTTTTGATACTGGTTTTCATGTTTTTGGCATAGAATGGGGAGAAAATTATATCAATTATTATGTTGATGATGTTTTATATAATCAAATTACACCTAGTGATTTAACAGGTGATTGGGTATTTGATAATGAATTCTTTATCATTATAAATGTTGCTGTTGGTGGTAATTATGTTGGTTCACCAAATGAAGCTACAGTATTTCCGCAAGAAATGTTAGTTGACTATGTGAGAGTATATTCAGCGGATTAA